The following proteins come from a genomic window of Peptoniphilus equinus:
- the fsa gene encoding fructose-6-phosphate aldolase, translating into MKFFIDTANVDEIKEINDWGILDGVTTNPSLIAKSGRVFEDVVEEIAKIVDGAISAEVTAEDADTMVDQAHELIKLGENIVIKIPMTDEGLKAVKVLSKEGIKTNVTLIFSVNQAILAAKAGATYVSPFVGRLDDIGEDGMNLIRDLSYIFDRYDIQTEIIAASIRHTAHVRECMLAGAHIATVPYKVFKGMLNHPLTNSGIATFLEDFKSVSTKGEF; encoded by the coding sequence ATGAAATTTTTTATTGACACGGCAAATGTAGATGAAATCAAAGAGATTAACGACTGGGGGATCCTCGACGGTGTTACGACCAATCCGTCTTTGATTGCAAAATCCGGACGAGTTTTTGAAGACGTGGTCGAAGAGATTGCAAAAATTGTCGACGGTGCCATTTCCGCAGAAGTCACGGCAGAAGATGCGGACACGATGGTGGATCAGGCCCATGAGCTGATTAAACTCGGAGAGAACATTGTCATTAAAATTCCCATGACCGACGAAGGACTTAAGGCTGTGAAAGTGCTCTCCAAAGAGGGCATCAAAACCAACGTGACATTGATCTTTTCGGTCAATCAGGCTATCCTTGCCGCAAAAGCCGGCGCCACCTATGTCAGTCCTTTTGTCGGACGTCTGGATGATATCGGGGAAGATGGTATGAACTTAATTCGTGATTTATCGTATATCTTTGACCGATACGATATTCAAACTGAAATTATTGCAGCTTCAATTCGACATACTGCTCACGTTCGGGAATGTATGCTTGCAGGAGCACATATTGCCACTGTACCGTATAAAGTATTTAAGGGGATGCTCAACCATCCGTTAACGAATTCCGGTATCGCAACATTTTTAGAAGATTTCAAAAGTGTAAGCACAAAAGGAGAATTTTAA
- the ispD gene encoding 2-C-methyl-D-erythritol 4-phosphate cytidylyltransferase — MESKYVVAIVAAAGMGKRMKAGINKQFLTLEGQEILARTLQKIEASPSIDEIIILIQKSDRHYLELILRKQPLSKPYQIVYGGKERQDSIHNALTALPEEATVVLTHDGARPLVKVNKIEEVINGVSMTGAATLATPVKDTIKVSHNGQTVDYTPNRKELFAVQTPQVFYKEVLLKAYAQAYREHYYGTDDCSLVEKTGVKVSMVIDDFSNIKITTPEDLILAEALLRSDI; from the coding sequence ATGGAGTCGAAATATGTGGTTGCCATTGTCGCGGCAGCAGGTATGGGCAAGCGAATGAAAGCAGGCATCAACAAACAGTTTTTGACTTTGGAAGGTCAGGAGATCCTCGCCCGTACGCTTCAAAAGATAGAGGCGTCACCTTCTATTGATGAGATCATTATTCTCATTCAAAAATCTGATCGACACTATCTGGAACTTATTTTGAGAAAGCAGCCGCTCTCAAAACCCTATCAAATTGTCTACGGGGGTAAAGAACGTCAGGACTCTATCCACAATGCTCTGACGGCATTACCGGAGGAAGCTACAGTCGTCCTCACCCACGATGGGGCAAGACCTCTTGTGAAAGTGAACAAAATTGAAGAGGTCATCAATGGGGTAAGTATGACCGGAGCTGCTACCCTTGCCACACCGGTGAAAGATACTATTAAGGTGTCCCATAACGGACAGACTGTCGACTATACACCGAACCGCAAGGAGCTTTTTGCAGTGCAAACGCCTCAGGTTTTTTATAAAGAGGTGCTTTTAAAGGCCTATGCTCAGGCGTATAGAGAGCACTACTACGGTACGGACGACTGCTCTCTCGTAGAGAAGACAGGAGTCAAAGTAAGCATGGTGATCGATGACTTTTCCAATATTAAAATCACTACACCGGAGGACTTAATTCTGGCTGAGGCATTACTTAGGAGTGACATATGA
- the rho gene encoding transcription termination factor Rho, translating into MQSTYKNIEVLKNKSLQDLKNIAVSMGLEPHESLSRGDYYNYITHGIMPTITSFSSYDLTAKSLKELKEIALSLNISSPYKYKKAALIEAILHKQGTFSISDYMESQLKAVDVAMLKSMASELGVTLKTQSTKELIDAIVTYNRWTKETFDKTLERIKKEAVSREDIDTSSLSDNATELVQDLDTLNTTSGILEIYQDGFGFLRRENYQASDGDIYVAPSQIRRFRLRTGDDVVGVVKPNAEGGNALIYIKSVNGMKPSESARRPHFDRLTPIFPNKRLYLEHGDAVAVRMMDLIAPIGKGQRGLIVSSPKSGKTTMLKQIASAITANYPDVHLMVVLVDERPEEVTDMKRYINGEVVYSTFDEEPKNHIKIAESAIERAKRLAESKKDVVLLLDSLTRLTRAYNMLTPPSGKTLSGGLDPTCMYKPKRLFGAARNLEEGGSITILATALIETGSRMDDVIYEEFKGTGNMEVHLSRTLSERRVFPAMDIFKSGTRKEELLFDPSELKFSWSLRQAMQQDNSDSLTERFLETVLAYKSNALMLEKLKEFKWK; encoded by the coding sequence ATGCAATCAACGTATAAGAATATCGAGGTGTTAAAGAATAAATCCCTTCAGGACCTCAAAAATATCGCCGTGTCTATGGGACTTGAACCGCATGAGTCCCTTAGCCGCGGCGACTATTATAACTATATTACTCACGGTATTATGCCCACCATCACATCATTTTCTTCTTACGATTTAACGGCGAAGTCACTCAAAGAACTGAAAGAGATCGCCCTTTCTTTGAATATCTCAAGTCCCTACAAGTATAAAAAAGCAGCACTGATTGAAGCGATACTGCACAAACAAGGCACCTTTTCCATCTCCGATTACATGGAAAGTCAATTAAAAGCAGTGGACGTGGCGATGTTGAAGTCTATGGCGTCAGAGCTTGGCGTGACACTTAAGACGCAGAGCACAAAAGAACTCATTGACGCCATTGTGACGTACAACCGTTGGACAAAAGAAACATTTGACAAGACGCTTGAGCGCATAAAAAAAGAGGCGGTGTCGCGAGAGGACATTGATACATCGTCGTTGTCCGACAATGCAACAGAATTGGTACAGGATTTGGATACGCTCAATACCACGTCCGGTATTCTTGAGATTTATCAAGACGGTTTTGGCTTTTTGCGGCGAGAGAACTACCAGGCTTCCGACGGCGATATTTATGTCGCACCCAGTCAGATACGCCGCTTCCGGCTTCGTACCGGCGATGACGTGGTCGGCGTGGTGAAGCCGAACGCTGAGGGTGGCAATGCACTGATTTATATCAAGTCCGTCAATGGGATGAAACCTTCTGAAAGTGCTCGCAGACCGCACTTCGACCGCCTGACGCCGATATTTCCCAACAAGCGCCTGTATTTGGAACACGGTGACGCTGTGGCCGTGCGGATGATGGATCTCATCGCGCCTATCGGTAAAGGCCAGCGCGGACTTATTGTGTCATCGCCAAAGAGCGGCAAAACAACGATGCTCAAACAAATTGCGTCGGCGATTACCGCCAATTATCCCGATGTGCATTTGATGGTGGTTTTGGTGGATGAAAGACCGGAAGAAGTGACGGATATGAAACGTTACATCAACGGCGAAGTGGTCTATTCCACCTTTGATGAGGAGCCGAAGAATCACATCAAAATCGCAGAAAGCGCCATTGAGAGGGCGAAGCGTCTCGCGGAGAGTAAGAAAGACGTGGTGCTTCTCTTAGATTCCCTGACGCGGCTTACCCGAGCCTATAATATGCTCACGCCGCCGAGCGGCAAGACCCTCTCCGGCGGATTGGATCCGACCTGTATGTACAAGCCGAAACGACTTTTCGGCGCGGCGAGAAATCTCGAGGAAGGCGGCTCCATTACCATTCTTGCCACAGCTCTTATTGAAACCGGTTCACGGATGGACGATGTGATTTATGAAGAGTTTAAAGGCACGGGGAATATGGAAGTTCATCTCAGCCGCACCCTTTCAGAGCGTCGGGTATTTCCTGCCATGGACATTTTTAAATCCGGGACACGCAAGGAAGAGCTGCTGTTTGATCCGTCAGAGCTCAAGTTCTCATGGTCACTGCGTCAGGCTATGCAGCAGGACAATAGTGACAGTTTAACCGAGCGCTTTCTTGAGACGGTGCTCGCTTACAAGAGCAATGCGCTCATGCTGGAAAAGCTGAAAGAGTTTAAATGGAAATAA
- a CDS encoding peptidoglycan D,D-transpeptidase FtsI family protein, with the protein MMNSKENKRLIVLLLGLIAMFLGLILYLSYFTVFEAKTIVDHPANRRDSIKVAGIKRGAILDSKGNVLAETVGEKYNYTRHYTYPRAYSHVIGYASKTKGRSGLEATYNDALLGLNSGKTLKDLQAFFDSDIDTEVGDNMTLTTNSNIQEFVRETLIETDKKGAIVVMNPTTGAILAMASSPDFNAQNIDQDYNAIVEQNNGAFFNNAIQGGYAPGSVFKIVTAAAILESDVDQSYEDTGEEVILGRAIKNAGGEKYGDIDLNEAFTYSVNTYFANKAVAIGKDKFTEVAERFMMNKDIDFDLNLATSTFKSEGWDQHALGSAAIGQADILTTPLQMTLITNAIANQGKIMAPYLVERITSPEGATIQTHEPTVLSEAITPENAQKLAEMMENVVRQGSGRGAQIRRTAVAGKTGTAQTRQADGSYNAWFVGFAPVKDPKVSVAVILQDSEKFGGEVAAPIAADIMEFALGELN; encoded by the coding sequence ATGATGAATTCAAAAGAAAATAAACGACTTATAGTTTTACTGTTGGGTCTTATAGCTATGTTTTTAGGCCTCATACTCTATCTTAGCTATTTCACCGTATTCGAAGCGAAGACGATTGTAGACCATCCGGCGAATCGACGTGACAGTATCAAAGTGGCAGGCATCAAGCGGGGTGCCATTTTAGACAGTAAAGGCAATGTCCTAGCAGAGACCGTAGGAGAAAAGTATAACTATACCCGTCACTACACCTATCCTCGAGCCTATTCTCACGTCATCGGTTATGCCTCGAAAACCAAGGGACGATCGGGTTTGGAAGCAACTTATAATGATGCTTTGCTGGGATTGAATTCCGGTAAGACACTGAAAGATTTGCAAGCCTTTTTTGATTCCGACATTGATACGGAAGTGGGGGACAATATGACGTTAACGACGAATTCCAACATTCAGGAGTTCGTGCGTGAAACGCTTATTGAAACAGATAAGAAGGGGGCTATTGTGGTGATGAATCCAACCACAGGAGCCATCCTTGCCATGGCAAGTTCTCCGGACTTTAATGCGCAAAATATCGACCAGGATTACAATGCTATTGTGGAACAAAATAACGGCGCCTTTTTCAACAATGCCATTCAAGGCGGCTATGCGCCGGGTTCGGTCTTTAAAATTGTTACGGCAGCTGCGATATTGGAATCCGATGTAGATCAAAGTTATGAGGATACCGGGGAAGAAGTTATTCTGGGTCGTGCCATTAAGAACGCCGGTGGCGAAAAATATGGCGACATTGATCTCAATGAAGCGTTCACCTATTCGGTCAATACTTACTTTGCCAATAAAGCGGTAGCTATAGGCAAGGATAAATTCACGGAAGTGGCGGAACGTTTTATGATGAACAAGGATATTGACTTCGATTTGAATTTGGCGACGTCTACATTTAAGTCTGAAGGTTGGGATCAGCACGCTCTGGGCAGTGCAGCTATCGGACAGGCGGACATTTTGACGACGCCTCTGCAAATGACCCTTATCACTAATGCTATTGCAAACCAAGGGAAAATTATGGCGCCATATCTTGTCGAGCGTATTACCTCCCCTGAAGGGGCTACGATACAAACTCATGAACCCACCGTACTGTCTGAAGCCATTACACCTGAAAATGCACAAAAGCTTGCGGAGATGATGGAAAATGTCGTCCGTCAGGGTTCCGGGCGAGGTGCACAAATTCGCCGCACAGCTGTTGCAGGCAAAACCGGTACTGCGCAAACGCGTCAGGCTGACGGCAGTTACAATGCATGGTTTGTCGGCTTTGCACCGGTTAAGGATCCAAAAGTATCTGTCGCAGTCATTTTACAGGATTCTGAAAAATTTGGCGGGGAAGTCGCAGCGCCTATTGCCGCCGACATTATGGAATTTGCTTTGGGAGAGTTGAACTGA
- a CDS encoding FtsW/RodA/SpoVE family cell cycle protein yields the protein MLTRVFKSRKPRNLLLLFEILALFLLFLLNNQHIDRYIVILFFGLISVIYISNFILGKISSGDNYIFLIVSMLLTIGIVTIYRLNPDTGLRQLVWALVGILVFYITYFAMRGIRKIENWAPFYFVVALLLCLVTLLFGVERGGARNWIQITNDILFQPTEFTKLAVVFLMASYYAKYQYMISRPIAYKALLPLGAAYLLIGFLFIQKDLGTAAIFFCIFSGIQFIYEEDRKIILLNIGLMLLGALAGYFLFNHIRVRLDIWLNPWDPDKIYNSSAQIVQSLFAIAEGGFFGTGIGLGNPKLVPVGISDFIFPVICEEMGIFAGIGIIMLYLLLAYRAMKIAMAQPVLFYRILAIGMAILFAVQCFLNIGGVIKLIPMTGLTLPFVSYGGSSMLSSFIALGVLQVTSEDLSYKYEGYDEFKRK from the coding sequence ATGCTTACTCGTGTGTTTAAAAGTAGAAAGCCGCGCAATCTTCTGTTGCTTTTTGAGATCTTGGCGCTGTTTTTACTCTTTTTATTAAACAACCAACATATTGACCGGTATATTGTCATTTTATTTTTCGGTTTGATTTCAGTGATTTATATTTCCAACTTTATACTTGGGAAAATTTCTTCCGGGGATAATTATATTTTCCTCATTGTTTCCATGCTCTTAACTATTGGTATTGTCACTATTTATCGATTGAATCCGGACACCGGACTGCGTCAATTGGTGTGGGCGCTTGTGGGGATATTGGTCTTTTATATCACCTATTTTGCCATGCGCGGCATAAGAAAGATTGAAAATTGGGCGCCTTTTTACTTTGTGGTGGCGCTTCTTTTATGCCTTGTGACCCTTCTCTTTGGGGTGGAGCGTGGCGGTGCGCGAAATTGGATTCAAATCACAAATGATATTCTCTTCCAACCTACCGAGTTTACTAAGCTGGCCGTCGTGTTTCTCATGGCATCGTATTATGCCAAGTATCAATATATGATTTCACGTCCCATCGCCTATAAGGCTCTTTTGCCTTTAGGGGCGGCGTATTTGCTTATCGGGTTTTTGTTCATTCAAAAAGATCTGGGTACTGCTGCGATTTTCTTTTGTATCTTTTCAGGGATTCAATTTATCTACGAGGAGGATCGGAAAATTATTCTTCTCAACATTGGGCTTATGCTTTTGGGGGCGTTGGCAGGATATTTTCTGTTCAACCACATTAGGGTCCGGCTGGATATTTGGTTGAATCCTTGGGATCCGGATAAGATTTACAACAGCTCAGCACAAATTGTTCAGTCACTGTTTGCCATTGCGGAAGGCGGCTTCTTCGGCACGGGGATCGGCCTTGGCAATCCGAAGCTTGTACCGGTAGGGATCAGTGACTTTATCTTTCCGGTGATTTGTGAAGAAATGGGAATTTTTGCAGGTATTGGCATTATTATGCTCTACTTGCTTTTAGCTTATCGCGCCATGAAGATTGCGATGGCACAGCCGGTGCTTTTTTATCGCATACTTGCTATCGGCATGGCCATTCTTTTTGCAGTACAGTGCTTTTTAAATATCGGCGGGGTAATTAAGCTCATTCCTATGACGGGACTGACGCTACCTTTTGTATCCTATGGAGGCTCATCCATGCTCTCCAGTTTTATTGCCTTAGGGGTGCTTCAGGTTACGAGTGAAGATTTGTCCTATAAATATGAGGGATATGATGAATTCAAAAGAAAATAA
- the glpX gene encoding class II fructose-bisphosphatase, with the protein MNRNLAINLARVTEAAALNAAKFLGKGDKNAADGAAVDAMRRMLDQIEVDAEVVIGEGEMDEAPMLYIGEKIGEGKPNADKVDIAVDPVDGTTAVSKGMNNAIAVLTMAPRGCLLNAPDVYMNKIACGPGAKGQINLDDSPTDNIKRVAKALNKNISDITVAILDRPRHADIIAEVRSLGARIKSVSDGDIVTAIETCFDESGVDLILGSGGAPEGVIAAAALKCLGGDFQGRLMPTDDEQRRRCAELDSDLDKIYGIDDLVKGDEVVFSMTGVSKGEILDGVKFGAGDRATTETLVMRLPSGTVRRIQSEHRLDKKPEYAK; encoded by the coding sequence ATGAACAGAAATCTGGCAATCAACTTAGCACGAGTGACGGAAGCAGCTGCTTTAAATGCGGCAAAATTTTTGGGCAAAGGGGACAAAAATGCCGCCGACGGCGCAGCCGTCGATGCGATGCGTCGTATGTTGGATCAAATTGAAGTGGACGCTGAAGTGGTTATCGGCGAAGGCGAAATGGATGAAGCACCGATGCTCTATATCGGCGAAAAAATTGGGGAAGGCAAGCCCAATGCCGATAAAGTGGATATTGCAGTAGATCCTGTGGATGGAACGACCGCCGTGTCAAAAGGTATGAACAATGCCATTGCGGTACTCACCATGGCACCTCGCGGCTGTTTGCTCAATGCACCGGATGTGTATATGAATAAGATTGCCTGCGGTCCCGGAGCTAAGGGACAAATCAACTTGGACGACTCTCCAACGGACAATATTAAACGCGTTGCCAAGGCCTTGAACAAAAATATTTCCGATATCACGGTAGCTATTTTGGATCGCCCGCGCCATGCGGACATCATTGCTGAAGTTCGCAGTCTCGGCGCACGGATTAAGTCGGTTTCAGACGGGGATATTGTCACTGCCATTGAAACCTGCTTTGACGAGAGCGGCGTGGATCTCATACTGGGTAGCGGCGGCGCTCCGGAAGGGGTTATTGCAGCAGCGGCTTTGAAGTGTCTGGGCGGCGATTTCCAAGGCCGACTTATGCCGACTGACGACGAACAACGTCGCCGCTGTGCTGAGCTGGACTCCGATTTGGATAAAATTTATGGTATTGACGACTTAGTCAAAGGTGATGAAGTAGTCTTTTCCATGACCGGCGTCTCTAAAGGAGAAATTCTTGACGGCGTGAAATTCGGTGCCGGCGATCGTGCCACAACAGAAACGCTAGTGATGCGTTTGCCAAGCGGTACGGTCCGTCGGATTCAATCCGAACATCGCCTGGATAAGAAACCGGAATACGCAAAATAA
- the thrS gene encoding threonine--tRNA ligase has protein sequence MKITLPDGAVREYDAPKSVKDIILDISAGLERAAVGAVFNGNILGKSDTVDTDGDFKVVKFEDKEGKHIFWHTTSHVMAYAIKRLFPDTKFAIGPAIDNGFYYDLDTEHRFSPEDLETIESEMKKIVKEGYDVEKLSLPRSEAVELFKNDNQDYKLELLEGLDDDTVSLYRIGEFVDLCKGPHLDTVKNIKAIKLLSIAGAYWRGDENNKMLQRIYGISFEKKSQLDDYVTRIEEAEKRDHRKLGKELKLFTMHEEGPGFPFFHPHGMLVRNELLNWWRNVLLKNGYGEIQTPIILNEDLWHKSGHWDHYKENMYFTKIDGDDYAVKPMNCPGSTIVYASEPHSYRDLPIRLSEYGQVHRHELSGALHGLFRVRTFTQDDAHVYCLPSQVEEEVFRLIDLADFLYTTFGFKYTMELSTRPKDYMGDLESWNAAEDALKQALEKKGLPYTINEGDGAFYGPKIDYHLEDAIGRTWQCGTIQLDFQMPVNFDLTYVNENGEKARPVMLHRALFGSIERFLGILIEHFAGKFPLWLAPVQVEVIPVSEKFTEGAKHIKDQLEAAGLRVELDERSEKVGYKIRQAQMQKINYMLVVGEQELESGKLSVRRRNGDELKDVAIEDFIKDLQKEIQDKTIDPESLLVK, from the coding sequence ATGAAAATTACACTACCTGACGGCGCAGTAAGAGAATACGATGCGCCAAAATCTGTTAAAGACATTATTTTAGACATTTCAGCAGGCCTGGAACGTGCAGCCGTGGGAGCTGTCTTTAACGGCAACATTCTCGGTAAGTCGGACACCGTTGATACAGACGGCGATTTTAAAGTCGTCAAATTTGAAGACAAAGAAGGCAAACACATCTTTTGGCATACCACATCGCACGTGATGGCTTATGCGATTAAACGGTTGTTTCCCGACACAAAATTTGCCATCGGCCCGGCTATCGACAACGGCTTCTATTACGATTTAGACACTGAACACCGCTTCAGTCCGGAAGATTTAGAAACCATTGAAAGTGAAATGAAGAAGATTGTCAAAGAAGGTTATGACGTTGAGAAGCTGTCACTGCCTCGCAGCGAAGCTGTTGAACTTTTCAAAAACGACAATCAGGACTACAAATTGGAACTCCTTGAAGGCTTGGACGATGACACCGTAAGTCTCTACCGTATTGGAGAATTTGTCGACCTCTGTAAGGGACCGCATCTGGATACCGTTAAAAACATCAAAGCTATCAAACTGCTTTCCATTGCAGGTGCATACTGGAGAGGGGACGAAAATAATAAGATGCTGCAACGTATTTACGGCATCTCCTTTGAAAAGAAATCCCAACTGGATGACTACGTCACACGCATTGAAGAAGCGGAAAAACGCGATCACAGAAAGCTTGGCAAAGAGCTGAAACTTTTTACCATGCACGAAGAAGGTCCGGGATTCCCATTCTTTCATCCGCACGGTATGCTGGTTCGCAACGAATTGCTGAACTGGTGGCGCAATGTGCTGCTGAAGAACGGCTACGGTGAAATTCAAACGCCGATTATCCTCAATGAAGATCTTTGGCACAAGAGCGGTCACTGGGATCACTATAAAGAAAATATGTATTTCACCAAGATTGACGGCGATGACTATGCGGTGAAGCCGATGAACTGCCCGGGCTCTACCATTGTCTATGCATCTGAGCCTCACTCTTATCGTGACTTGCCGATTCGCCTCAGCGAGTACGGTCAAGTTCACCGCCATGAGTTATCCGGTGCACTTCACGGTTTGTTCCGTGTCCGTACCTTCACTCAAGACGATGCCCACGTGTACTGCCTGCCGTCTCAAGTCGAAGAAGAAGTATTCCGTCTCATTGACTTGGCAGACTTCCTCTATACCACGTTCGGATTTAAATACACCATGGAACTTTCCACTCGTCCGAAAGACTACATGGGCGACCTGGAGTCTTGGAATGCGGCGGAAGACGCATTGAAGCAAGCCCTTGAAAAGAAGGGTCTGCCATACACCATCAATGAGGGAGACGGTGCATTCTACGGTCCAAAGATCGACTACCATCTGGAAGATGCCATCGGCCGTACATGGCAATGCGGCACCATCCAACTTGACTTCCAAATGCCTGTCAACTTTGATTTGACTTATGTCAATGAAAACGGCGAAAAAGCACGTCCCGTCATGCTCCACCGAGCGCTCTTCGGTTCTATCGAACGATTCCTCGGCATTCTCATCGAGCACTTTGCAGGGAAGTTCCCGCTTTGGTTGGCGCCGGTACAAGTTGAGGTCATTCCTGTATCTGAAAAGTTTACAGAGGGTGCCAAGCACATTAAAGACCAGCTAGAAGCGGCAGGTCTTCGTGTCGAACTGGATGAACGCTCTGAAAAAGTCGGATATAAGATTCGCCAAGCTCAAATGCAAAAGATTAACTATATGCTAGTCGTCGGGGAACAGGAATTGGAAAGCGGCAAGCTCTCGGTACGTCGGCGCAACGGCGACGAACTCAAAGACGTAGCCATTGAAGACTTTATTAAAGATTTACAAAAGGAAATTCAAGATAAAACTATTGATCCGGAGTCGTTATTAGTTAAATAA
- a CDS encoding TrmH family RNA methyltransferase — MEIKYIDSKSNKLFKYLKNFKKKKYRYEARCFMIEGIVVLKEALSYSTPLYTVTTEAMLDQVRAVIDGTILVVSEALLNELSDTQSPQGVIAYFPFVHTSELPSSGRFILLDDIQDPGNAGGLIRSADGFNMGVIMTPACVDIYNPKTVRSTMASIFRTPLIILKSKRELAALKGRFDIVVTDVVDAESSVDFPFKKDTVVVLGNEAGGVSDDIKAYADATVRIPTEGIDSLNVNVAGSILMYEMQR; from the coding sequence ATGGAAATAAAGTATATCGACAGTAAAAGCAACAAGCTTTTCAAATATCTGAAAAATTTCAAAAAGAAAAAGTATCGCTACGAAGCCCGGTGCTTTATGATTGAAGGTATTGTGGTATTAAAAGAAGCCTTAAGCTACAGCACGCCCCTGTATACGGTGACGACAGAGGCCATGCTCGATCAGGTGAGAGCTGTCATCGACGGAACCATTCTGGTGGTGTCTGAAGCCCTTCTTAATGAGCTGTCCGATACGCAGTCGCCGCAAGGCGTCATCGCTTACTTTCCCTTTGTCCATACATCGGAGCTTCCTTCATCCGGACGGTTTATTCTTTTGGATGACATTCAGGACCCGGGTAATGCGGGAGGCCTTATCCGATCTGCCGACGGATTTAATATGGGCGTGATCATGACACCGGCATGTGTGGATATCTATAATCCCAAGACGGTGCGCTCTACGATGGCATCAATCTTTCGGACACCGCTGATTATTCTAAAGAGCAAGAGAGAACTGGCGGCCTTGAAAGGTCGGTTTGACATCGTGGTCACTGATGTGGTCGATGCCGAAAGTTCGGTAGACTTTCCTTTTAAGAAGGACACCGTTGTGGTGTTGGGGAATGAAGCCGGGGGCGTGAGCGACGACATCAAAGCCTATGCTGATGCCACGGTCCGCATACCCACCGAGGGTATTGATTCCCTCAATGTGAACGTGGCGGGTTCCATTCTCATGTATGAGATGCAGCGATGA
- the ispF gene encoding 2-C-methyl-D-erythritol 2,4-cyclodiphosphate synthase translates to MKIGIGYDVHRFAENRDLYLGGIKFDYPLGLLGHSDADVLIHAIMDAVLGALALGDIGKLFPDTDPAYKDIDSKKLLARVVHVMENEGYCIGNVDSIVICEAPKLKDHIQTIRECLASLLHTDMGNVSVKATTTEQLGFEGRREGIAAQAVVLLERR, encoded by the coding sequence ATGAAAATAGGGATTGGGTATGATGTACACAGATTTGCAGAAAATCGGGACCTTTATCTTGGCGGCATCAAGTTTGATTACCCGTTGGGTCTGTTGGGGCACTCCGATGCGGATGTGCTGATTCACGCCATTATGGATGCCGTGCTCGGTGCCCTTGCCTTAGGTGATATCGGTAAACTGTTTCCGGACACGGATCCCGCTTATAAAGATATTGATTCTAAAAAGCTTTTAGCACGCGTCGTTCACGTGATGGAAAATGAAGGGTACTGCATCGGCAATGTCGACAGCATTGTGATCTGTGAAGCACCGAAGCTTAAGGACCACATTCAAACCATTCGAGAATGTTTGGCGTCTTTATTACATACCGACATGGGCAACGTATCGGTCAAGGCGACGACGACAGAACAACTTGGTTTTGAAGGTCGCAGAGAAGGCATTGCCGCACAAGCGGTAGTGCTCTTGGAAAGGAGATAA
- a CDS encoding DUF6873 family GME fold protein, with product MILLDEAARHLKASLKDMDTVVLTPRLSQVYAGINGHADLLVHKLDDSTLAVAAECTDFFKNLGLHYNVMPIEGIASPYPGHVQLNIAVFGKWVIHNMKVTPEPVRAFYERQGYHFIHVAQGYTKCNLVVGRRSLITSDVGIYRTLKDIAPILLVESEHVALKGFNYGFLGGASGLINDTLVFAGSLERHPSYARIVKFLDRQGESWTQLQGPLVDVGTLIQI from the coding sequence ATGATTCTTCTGGATGAGGCCGCACGACATCTCAAAGCATCGTTGAAGGACATGGACACTGTCGTGTTGACGCCTCGGCTCTCACAAGTCTATGCAGGGATTAACGGCCATGCTGATCTTCTGGTGCACAAGCTCGACGACAGCACTTTAGCTGTGGCGGCGGAGTGTACCGACTTTTTCAAAAACTTGGGACTGCATTACAACGTCATGCCCATTGAGGGCATAGCGAGCCCTTATCCGGGCCATGTGCAGTTAAATATCGCCGTCTTTGGGAAATGGGTTATACACAATATGAAGGTGACCCCAGAACCTGTCCGTGCATTTTACGAGCGTCAAGGCTACCATTTCATTCACGTGGCACAAGGCTACACGAAGTGCAATCTGGTCGTGGGAAGGCGCAGCCTCATCACTTCAGATGTGGGTATCTACAGGACACTGAAAGACATCGCGCCCATCCTTCTCGTGGAATCGGAACATGTGGCGCTGAAAGGATTTAACTACGGGTTTCTCGGCGGTGCATCAGGGCTTATTAACGACACGTTAGTCTTTGCCGGATCTCTGGAAAGACATCCGTCTTATGCCCGTATCGTAAAATTTTTAGATCGGCAGGGTGAAAGTTGGACGCAGCTTCAAGGTCCTCTCGTGGATGTCGGCACACTGATTCAAATTTAA